One window of Metopolophium dirhodum isolate CAU chromosome 3, ASM1992520v1, whole genome shotgun sequence genomic DNA carries:
- the LOC132941556 gene encoding DNA/RNA-binding protein KIN17, translated as MGKGRAEPGTPKYIANKIKSKGLQKLRWFCQMCNKQCRDENGFKCHTMSESHQRQLLLFADNAGRYLSEFSYEFSKGFLFLLKRQFGTKRVKANKVYQEYISDRTHLHMNATQWTTLTGFVKWLGKTGKCVVDETDEGWFITYIDRDPATIELEEKMRRKEKAEKDDKERETDFLQRQIREGQKKESTEKPTDDGNTKELIREEDGKLSLNLKMDTFKKPAVAPIKNVLSTAGSDRMSMISKSSSRKSEKRKMSALEEIIQEETKKKNYMRKDYWLLENIVVKVTTKTLGLEYLGKKGVVIKVMDKYGCMVKLFEPKVKLKLDQNHVETVIPNVGGRVIVVNGMHVGREAELIKLDADNFCVDVKLKSGPATGKIITRLPFEDLCKQHIAEL; from the exons ATGGGTAAAGGTCGAGCGGAGCCAGGAACCCCAAAGTACATAGCGAACAAGATCAAGTCAAAAGGATTACAAAAACTAAGATGGTTTTGTCAGATGTGCAACAAACAGTGTCGGGACGAAAATGGATTCAAATGTCACACTATGTCCGAATCACATCAGCGGCAACTGTTATTATTTGCAGACAATGCGGGACGTTATCTGAGTGAATTCAGTTATGAATTCTCCAAGGGATTTTTGTTCCTATTGAAACGGCAGTTCGGTACTAAAAGAGTAAAAGCGAACAAAGTTTACCAGGAGTATATCTCAGATCGAACCCATCTGCACATGAACGCCACTCAGTGGACAACTCTTACTGGATTTGTCAAATGGCTTGGGAAAACAG gtaaatgTGTGGTTGATGAGACAGATGAAGGTTggtttataacatatattgacCGTGATCCAGCTACAATCGAACTTGAAGAAAAAATgagaagaaaagaaaaagcaGAAAAAGATGATAAAGAACGTGAAACGGATTTTTTACAACGTCAAATTCGAGAAGGCCAAAAAAAAGAGTCTACCGAGAAACCAACTGATGATGGCAATACAAAAGAACTCATCAGAGAAGAAGATGGAAAATTgtctttgaatttaaaaatggaCACTTTTAAAAAACCAGCTGTTGCcccaattaaaaatgttttgagcACAGCCGGCTCTGACCGTATGTCTATGATATCTAAATCAAGCAGTCGTAAATCTGAGAAACGAAAAATGTCTGCCCTTGAAGAAATAATCCAAGAagagactaaaaaaaaaaattacatgagAAAAGATTATTggttattagaaaatattgttgtaaaagTGACCACTAAAACTTTAGGTCTGGAATATTTAGGAAAAAAAGGCGTTGTTATCAAAGTAATGGACAAATATGGTTGTatggtaaaattatttgaaccaaaagtgaaattaaaattggatCAAAATCATGTAGAAACTGTAATACCAAATGTTGGAGGTAGAGTAATAGTGGTGAATGGTATGCATGTTGGACGAGAAGCGGAACTAATAAAGTTGGATGCAGATAATTTTTGTGTTGATGTCAAACTCAAAAGTGGACCAGCTACTGGTAAAATCATAACACGTTTACCGTTTGAAGATCTATGTAAACAACACATAGCAgaattgtaa
- the LOC132941794 gene encoding uncharacterized protein LOC132941794 isoform X1 — MIIIILISCRRSTVIEQNSKLYLSTWHHIKMWTNNVIIEFLNLYEKERCIWDPRDENHKIQNVVTNAWDRIALSLSVPFSVIEIKKKKDSLMATYRKLNRKVKKSKRTSRTESGYEHVYQPDWFAYSQMNKFLHSIYLVKSTTSPEVDTRNVAQLEASTSQNADTNEDSNETPLEAITNSKLPNLKNWTSPSLNRPVKLVTGKRKRIPGSMNKIQRRNQNRVYEEKLNLIQMEKKMTMMQFEWERVEHELRVEALKLDVEIKKKSLDILK, encoded by the exons ATGATTATTATCATTCTTATCAGTTGTAGACGCAGTACAGTCATAGAACAA AATTCAAAATTGTACCTTTCTACATGGCACCATATTAAAATGTGGACAAACaatgttattattgaatttCTAAATTTGTACGAAAAAGAGAGATGCATCTGGGATCCACGAGACGAAAACCATAAAATCCAAAATGTAGTCACTAATGCTTGGGATAGGATAGCTCTTAGTTTAAGTGTCCCATTTTCAGTAATtgaaatcaaaaagaaaaaagattctTTAATGGCTACATATAGAAAATTAAACCGGAAAGTAAAAAAAAGCAAGAGGACTTCCAGGACAGAATCAGGATATGAACACGTTTATCAACCAGATTGGTTTGCTTATAGTCAAATGAATAAATTTCTTCATTCAATCTATTTGGTAAAATCAACAACATCACCAGAG gttgACACTCGTAACGTTGCACAATTAGAGGCTAGTACTAGTCAAAATGCTGATACTAATGAAGATTCAAATGAAACACCATTAGAGGCCATTACCAACAGCAAACTACCCAACTTGAAAAATTGGACTTCACCTTCTCTAAATCGGCCTGTTAAACTAGTTACTGGGAAAAGAAAACGTATTCCTGGGAGTATGAATAAAATACAGCGGAGAAACCAGAATCGTGTGTATGAAGAAAAGTTGAATTTAATCCAGATGGAAAAAAAGATGACTATGATGCAATTTGAGTGGGAAAGAGTTGAGCATGAGCTAAGGGTTGAAGCATTGAAGTTAGatgtagaaattaaaaaaaaatcacttgatattttaaaatga
- the LOC132941002 gene encoding eukaryotic translation initiation factor 1A, X-chromosomal-like — MPKNKGKGGKNRRRGKNENETEKRELVFKEDGQEYAQVTKMLGNGRLEAMCFDGVKRLCHIRGKLRKKVWINQADIVLIGLREYQDTKADVILKYTPDEARNLKTYGEFPETVRINDTVTFVDDGLDEDIEFGDDISDDEEADNAVDNI; from the exons ATGCCTAAAAATAAAG GAAAGGGAGGTAAAAATCGTAGACGTGGTAAAAATGAGAATGAAACCGAGAAGCGTGAATTGGTATTCAAAGAAGATGGccaag aatatGCTCAAGTTACCAAAATGTTGGGAAATGGACGTCTAGAAGCTATGTGCTTTGATGGTGTTAAACGACTTTGCCACATACGAGGAAAACTTAGGAAAAaa gTGTGGATTAATCAAGCTGACATAGTATTAATAGGTTTACGTGAATATCAAGACACAAAAGCCGATGTAATTTTGAAGTATACGCCAGATGAAGCTCGTAACTTAAAAACATATGGCGAATTTCCAGAAACTG tTCGTATCAACGACACAGTCACATTTGTTGATGATGGATTGGATGAAGATATTGAATTCGGAGATGATATTAGCGATGACGAAGAAGCAGACAATGCTGTTGATAAT atttaa
- the LOC132941554 gene encoding nucleolar protein 58 encodes MLVLFETSAGYAIFKLLDENKLKNVSDLYSHFESPEATSKIIKLKHFQKFDDTTEALASAASLIEGKLCKSLKKVIKSHVNSSDSLMVADPKLGAAIKEKFNISCVSSSSAADLLRCIRSQFENLLVGLPKKDLTAMSLGLAHSLSRYKLKFSPDKIDTMIVQAIGLLDELDKEVNNYIMRCREWYGWHFPELGKILTDNLEYVKTIKTLGMRENAKSIDLSSILNPALEDQVKTAAEISMGTEIAEDDIQHIVQMCDEILDISTYRTSLSDYLKSRMMAVAPNVTVLLGDLVGARMLAQGGSLVNVAKMPASTIQLCGAEKALFRALKKKHDTPKYGLIYHSSLVGRATAKVKGRMSRMLAAKVALAARFDAFGESETINLDLGTNHLANLEYKLRLMEEGSMTRISGTAKAKAKFEKYQVKREIVQYSAAADSTIPSNKRKIEDADIKEEYSEKATLKDIKQEPEGQQPPKKKKKKNKEQSNGADKSINNGADISVKSEQESILTEEQTPKSKKKKKRELQEEPVEDEPIVENVTKKKKKSVVADTSITEVVTESGKKKKKNKSQVEEETETIEHSPKKKKKSIVADTSVGEAVSESGKKKKKKKGQ; translated from the exons ATGTTGGTTCTATTCGAAACCTCTGCCGGTTACGCAATATTTAAG TTACTGGATGAAAACAAACTGAAAAATGTCAGCGATCTGTACAGCCACTTCGAGTCGCCAGAAGCAACgagtaaaat tataaagttaaaacattttcaaaaatttgacGACACCACAGAAGCATTAGCATCGGCTGCTTCCTTAATTGAAGGAAAGTTATGCAAATCTTTAAAAAAG GTTATTAAATCACATGTCAATAGTAGTGATTCGTTAATGGTTGCTGACCCAAAATTGGGAGCAgctattaaagaaaaatttaatatcagCTGCGTTTCAAGTTCTTCTGCAGCAGATTTGTTACGATGCATTCGGTCTCAATTTGAAAACTTATTGGTTGGCCTTCCTAAGAAAGACTTGACTGCTATGTCATTAGGTCTTGcccatag tttGTCACGATATAAGCTAAAATTTAGCCCAGACAAAATTGATACAATGATAGTTCAGGCAATTGGACTTTTAGATGAACTTGATAAAGaagtaaataattacataatgcGATGTAGAGAATGGTACGGTTGGCATTTCCCAGAACTTGGAAAGATTCTTACTGACAATTTAGAATATGTTAAAACAATCAAAACACTCG gtaTGAGAGAAAATGCCAAATCAATAGATTTATCTTCTATTCTAAATCCTGCTTTAGAGGATCAAGTTAAGACTGCGGCAGAAATTTCTATGGGAACTGAGATTGCTGAAGATGATATACAACATATAGTACAAATGTGTGACGAG atattagatatatcCACTTACCGAACATCGCTATCTGACTATTTAAAGTCTCGAATGATGGCTGTTGCACCCAATGTAACTGTACTTCTTGGCGATTTGGTTGGAGCTAGAATGTTGGCACAaggag gaTCTTTGGTAAATGTTGCTAAAATGCCTGCATCTACAATTCAACTTTGTGGAGCTGAAAAAGCATTATTTAgagctttgaaaaaaaaacatgatacaCCTAAATATGGTCTTATTTATCATTCCAGTTTGGTCGGACGAGCCACTGCTAAAGTTAAAGGAAGA atgtcTCGTATGTTGGCAGCAAAAGTTGCTCTTGCTGCACGTTTTGATGCATTTGGTGAATCTGAAACAATTAATTTAGATTTAGGTACTAACCATTTGGCCAATTTAGAATATAAACTTCGTCTTATGGAAGAAGGTTCTATGACTAGAATAAGCGGAACTGCTAAAGCTAAAGCTAAATTTGAAAAGTATcaagttaaaag agaAATAGTACAGTATTCAGCTGCGGCCGATTCTACTATTCCCAGCAATAAACGCAAAATAGAAGATGCTGACATAAAAGAAGAATATTCAGAAAAAGCAACTTTAAAAGATATCAAACAAGAACCGGAag GCCAACAACCTCcaaagaagaaaaagaaaaaaaacaaggaACAATCAAATGGTGCCGATAAATCTATTAACAATGGTGCAGATATTTCAGTAAAAAGTGAACAAGAATCGATATTGACTGAGG aacaaacaccaaaatctaaaaagaagaagaagagaGAACTTCAAGAAGAGCCAGTAGAAGATGAGCCTATAGttg AAAATGTTACTAAAAAGAAGAAGAAGTCAGTTGTTGCTGATACTTCAATTACTGAAGTAGTTA CGGAATCTgggaaaaagaaaaagaaaaataagagTCAAGTAGAAGAAGAAACTGAGACAATTg aaCATTCTCCCAAAAAGAAGAAGAAATCCATTGTTGCTGATACTTCAGTAGGCGAAGCAGTTA gTGAATCaggaaaaaagaaaaagaaaaagaaaggtcaataa
- the LOC132941794 gene encoding uncharacterized protein LOC132941794 isoform X2, whose amino-acid sequence MSKSNSKLYLSTWHHIKMWTNNVIIEFLNLYEKERCIWDPRDENHKIQNVVTNAWDRIALSLSVPFSVIEIKKKKDSLMATYRKLNRKVKKSKRTSRTESGYEHVYQPDWFAYSQMNKFLHSIYLVKSTTSPEVDTRNVAQLEASTSQNADTNEDSNETPLEAITNSKLPNLKNWTSPSLNRPVKLVTGKRKRIPGSMNKIQRRNQNRVYEEKLNLIQMEKKMTMMQFEWERVEHELRVEALKLDVEIKKKSLDILK is encoded by the exons ATGAGTAAGTCA AATTCAAAATTGTACCTTTCTACATGGCACCATATTAAAATGTGGACAAACaatgttattattgaatttCTAAATTTGTACGAAAAAGAGAGATGCATCTGGGATCCACGAGACGAAAACCATAAAATCCAAAATGTAGTCACTAATGCTTGGGATAGGATAGCTCTTAGTTTAAGTGTCCCATTTTCAGTAATtgaaatcaaaaagaaaaaagattctTTAATGGCTACATATAGAAAATTAAACCGGAAAGTAAAAAAAAGCAAGAGGACTTCCAGGACAGAATCAGGATATGAACACGTTTATCAACCAGATTGGTTTGCTTATAGTCAAATGAATAAATTTCTTCATTCAATCTATTTGGTAAAATCAACAACATCACCAGAG gttgACACTCGTAACGTTGCACAATTAGAGGCTAGTACTAGTCAAAATGCTGATACTAATGAAGATTCAAATGAAACACCATTAGAGGCCATTACCAACAGCAAACTACCCAACTTGAAAAATTGGACTTCACCTTCTCTAAATCGGCCTGTTAAACTAGTTACTGGGAAAAGAAAACGTATTCCTGGGAGTATGAATAAAATACAGCGGAGAAACCAGAATCGTGTGTATGAAGAAAAGTTGAATTTAATCCAGATGGAAAAAAAGATGACTATGATGCAATTTGAGTGGGAAAGAGTTGAGCATGAGCTAAGGGTTGAAGCATTGAAGTTAGatgtagaaattaaaaaaaaatcacttgatattttaaaatga
- the LOC132941060 gene encoding cuticle protein 18.6-like, which translates to MATKLIMFAALFGHLASAYPPTEYKSYDVSHYDDHAPKPYHFEYGVKDLHTHDIKSQHEVSDGHGNVKGSYRLVEPDGSTRVVEYTADHEHGFNAVVKKIDAPHHHGEYSDTANRHHYESLHPYEHLSYDKF; encoded by the exons ATGGCTACAAAG TTGATAATGTTTGCCGCTTTGTTCGGGCACTTGGCCTCTGCTTATCCACCCACCGAGTACAAAAGTTACGACGTCAGCCACTACGACGATCACGCACCTAAGCCATATCATTTCGAGTACGGAGTGAAAGATCTTCACACGCACGACATCAAGAGCCAACACGAGGTGAGCGACGGTCACGGTAACGTGAAAGGATCGTACCGTCTCGTGGAACCCGACGGTTCCACCCGCGTGGTCGAATACACCGCTGACCACGAACACGGTTTCAACGCTGTCGTCAAGAAGATCGACGCACCCCATCACCACGGCGAGTACTCCGACACCGCGAACCGCCATCATTACGAGTCACTTCATCCATACGAACATTTGTCGTACGACaagttttaa
- the LOC132941325 gene encoding ring canal kelch homolog isoform X1, with the protein MDDIMSTSSEQGSKQVLKSYNCESTKYENRNHAVEVLKGLQSMQNVENLSDIILQTDDGQKVFGHKAVLVIISSYFRAMFPNIYDRNKDFVNISIDSTTLKMLVDYMYTGEITVTIENVKMDYVKDVCAEFLQKQLNPSNCLGIKAFADLHNSVELLSSCEAYIKKQFFEVVEYDEFLSLSFEEVIGLISCNDLNVPFEEKVFESVIKWVQHELDLRADDSLPNLMSYVRLPLIGIQYILKEVVDHPLLERIPKCKDYVIEALRFNLLKTQQIFTIPQSIRSKPRQSEHKVFLVLSWSRAMKMSYTNWYDPEANRFQIAPGLKERRSNADLGLVSDQFIFAVGGVYNSSSRSVEFVDISTRSLRWIPMVDMLISRRNLGVGIANSCIYAIGGEGDTGHLNTVEVFDVSIQKWRMVSSMSTKRSRFGVGIVNNLIYAVGGFNGSSYLKSVECYNPTLDTWTPVAEMSEHRIGVGVGVLGNVMYAIGGCNSSGFFKCAEKYSPSTGNWTPIADMHLGRASAAVIIFNGMVYVMGGFNGTSILFSVEIYNPNTNTWSIKVLPSCIGQIYDGVVVNKPLYN; encoded by the exons atggaTGACATAATGAGTACATCAAGTGAACAAGGTTCAAAGCAAGTTCTGAAATCCTATAATTGTGaatcaacaaaatatgaaaatagaaATCACGCAGTTGAAGTATTAAAAGGCCTTCAATCAATGCAAAA tgTTGAAAATTTAAGTGATATAATTCTTCAAACTGATGATGGCCAAAAAGTATTTGGTCATAAGGctgttttagtaataattagttcaTATTTCCGTGCAATGTTCCCCAATATTTATGATAGAAATAAAGATTTTGttaatatatcaatagattcaactacattaaaaatgttggttGATTACATGTACACTGGCGAAATCACGGTCACTATAGAAAATGTAAAg ATGGACTATGTAAAAGATGTATGTGCCGAGTTTTTGCAAAAACAACTGAATCCATCAAATTGTCTTGGTATCAAAGCATTTGCTGACTTACATAACAGTGTAGAATTGTTATCAAGTTGTGAAGCATACattaaaaaacagttttt cgAAGTGGTCGAATATGATGAGTTCCTGTCTTTATCTTTTGAAGAAGTGATTGGGTTAATCTCCTGTAATGACCTTAATGttccatttgaagaaaaa GTATTTGAATCTGTCATTAAATGGGTACAACATGAATTAGATTTAAGAGCTGATGATAGTTTACCGAATTTAATGTCTTATGTCCGTTTGCCATTAATTGGTATACAGTACATATTAAAAGAAGTAGTTGATCATCCTCTTCTCGAACGCATTcctaaat gtaaagACTATGTAATTGAAGCGTTACGATTTAATCTACTTAAGACACAACAAATTTTCACCATTCCACAGTCAATTCGGAGTAAACCTAGACAGTCTGAACATAAA GTTTTTTTGGTATTAAGTTGGTCTCGAGCAATGAAAATGAGTTATACTAACTGGTATGACCCAGAAGCCAACAGATTTCAGATTGCACCAGGATTGAAAGAACGCCGTAGTAATGCTGATCTAGGCTTGGTGTCAGATCAATTTATATTTGCTGTAGGCGGTGTTTATAACTCAAGTTCTCGGTCTGTTGAATTTGTAGATATATCGACACGATCACTAAGATGGATACCGATGGTTGACATGTTAATTAGTCGGAGAAATTTAGGAGTTGGAATTGCAAACAGTTGTATTTATGCT ATTGGCGGAGAAGGTGATACTGGCCATTTAAATACTGTAGAGGTTTTTGATGTCAGTATTCAAAAATGGCGAATGGTATCAAGTATGTCTACTAAAAGAAGTCGCTTTGGTGTTGGCATAGTTAATAATCTTATATATgcg GTAGGAGGTTTTAATGGTTCATCATATTTGAAATCCGTAGAATGTTATAATCCAACTCTTGACACATGGACTCCAGTTGCAGAAATGTCAGAACATCGCATTGGTGTTGGTGTTGGAGTCTTGGGAAATGTTATGTACGCTATTGGTGGGTGTAATAGTTCAGGATTTTTTAAATGTGCCGAGAAGTATAGTCCAAGTACTGGAAATTGGACTCCTATTGCTGACATGCATTTGGGTCGAGCCTCTGCtg caGTAATCATATTTAATGGCATGGTGTATGTGATGGGTGGATTTAACGGAAcgtctattttgttttctgtaGAAATTTACAATCCCAACACCAATACCTGGTCCATAAAAGTATTACCAAGTTGTATTGGTCAAATTTATGATGGAGTAGTTGTTAATAAACCACTGTATAATTAA
- the LOC132941325 gene encoding kelch-like protein 2 isoform X2 yields MFVENLSDIILQTDDGQKVFGHKAVLVIISSYFRAMFPNIYDRNKDFVNISIDSTTLKMLVDYMYTGEITVTIENVKMDYVKDVCAEFLQKQLNPSNCLGIKAFADLHNSVELLSSCEAYIKKQFFEVVEYDEFLSLSFEEVIGLISCNDLNVPFEEKVFESVIKWVQHELDLRADDSLPNLMSYVRLPLIGIQYILKEVVDHPLLERIPKCKDYVIEALRFNLLKTQQIFTIPQSIRSKPRQSEHKVFLVLSWSRAMKMSYTNWYDPEANRFQIAPGLKERRSNADLGLVSDQFIFAVGGVYNSSSRSVEFVDISTRSLRWIPMVDMLISRRNLGVGIANSCIYAIGGEGDTGHLNTVEVFDVSIQKWRMVSSMSTKRSRFGVGIVNNLIYAVGGFNGSSYLKSVECYNPTLDTWTPVAEMSEHRIGVGVGVLGNVMYAIGGCNSSGFFKCAEKYSPSTGNWTPIADMHLGRASAAVIIFNGMVYVMGGFNGTSILFSVEIYNPNTNTWSIKVLPSCIGQIYDGVVVNKPLYN; encoded by the exons ATGTT tgTTGAAAATTTAAGTGATATAATTCTTCAAACTGATGATGGCCAAAAAGTATTTGGTCATAAGGctgttttagtaataattagttcaTATTTCCGTGCAATGTTCCCCAATATTTATGATAGAAATAAAGATTTTGttaatatatcaatagattcaactacattaaaaatgttggttGATTACATGTACACTGGCGAAATCACGGTCACTATAGAAAATGTAAAg ATGGACTATGTAAAAGATGTATGTGCCGAGTTTTTGCAAAAACAACTGAATCCATCAAATTGTCTTGGTATCAAAGCATTTGCTGACTTACATAACAGTGTAGAATTGTTATCAAGTTGTGAAGCATACattaaaaaacagttttt cgAAGTGGTCGAATATGATGAGTTCCTGTCTTTATCTTTTGAAGAAGTGATTGGGTTAATCTCCTGTAATGACCTTAATGttccatttgaagaaaaa GTATTTGAATCTGTCATTAAATGGGTACAACATGAATTAGATTTAAGAGCTGATGATAGTTTACCGAATTTAATGTCTTATGTCCGTTTGCCATTAATTGGTATACAGTACATATTAAAAGAAGTAGTTGATCATCCTCTTCTCGAACGCATTcctaaat gtaaagACTATGTAATTGAAGCGTTACGATTTAATCTACTTAAGACACAACAAATTTTCACCATTCCACAGTCAATTCGGAGTAAACCTAGACAGTCTGAACATAAA GTTTTTTTGGTATTAAGTTGGTCTCGAGCAATGAAAATGAGTTATACTAACTGGTATGACCCAGAAGCCAACAGATTTCAGATTGCACCAGGATTGAAAGAACGCCGTAGTAATGCTGATCTAGGCTTGGTGTCAGATCAATTTATATTTGCTGTAGGCGGTGTTTATAACTCAAGTTCTCGGTCTGTTGAATTTGTAGATATATCGACACGATCACTAAGATGGATACCGATGGTTGACATGTTAATTAGTCGGAGAAATTTAGGAGTTGGAATTGCAAACAGTTGTATTTATGCT ATTGGCGGAGAAGGTGATACTGGCCATTTAAATACTGTAGAGGTTTTTGATGTCAGTATTCAAAAATGGCGAATGGTATCAAGTATGTCTACTAAAAGAAGTCGCTTTGGTGTTGGCATAGTTAATAATCTTATATATgcg GTAGGAGGTTTTAATGGTTCATCATATTTGAAATCCGTAGAATGTTATAATCCAACTCTTGACACATGGACTCCAGTTGCAGAAATGTCAGAACATCGCATTGGTGTTGGTGTTGGAGTCTTGGGAAATGTTATGTACGCTATTGGTGGGTGTAATAGTTCAGGATTTTTTAAATGTGCCGAGAAGTATAGTCCAAGTACTGGAAATTGGACTCCTATTGCTGACATGCATTTGGGTCGAGCCTCTGCtg caGTAATCATATTTAATGGCATGGTGTATGTGATGGGTGGATTTAACGGAAcgtctattttgttttctgtaGAAATTTACAATCCCAACACCAATACCTGGTCCATAAAAGTATTACCAAGTTGTATTGGTCAAATTTATGATGGAGTAGTTGTTAATAAACCACTGTATAATTAA